A single uncultured Methanobacterium sp. DNA region contains:
- a CDS encoding PqqD family protein — protein sequence MELSGSTVVTVNNDYVYCKVEDEMVLLGMEDGIYYGLNPVGAFIWEQIKEPKKIDQIRDAILDEYDVEKGECERDLIELLKELTEKGMVEVKKSD from the coding sequence ATGGAATTATCTGGTTCTACAGTGGTAACTGTTAACAATGACTATGTTTACTGTAAAGTGGAAGATGAAATGGTTCTGTTAGGAATGGAAGATGGGATTTACTATGGATTAAACCCTGTAGGTGCATTCATCTGGGAACAGATCAAGGAACCTAAAAAGATAGACCAGATCCGGGATGCTATTTTAGATGAATATGATGTTGAGAAAGGTGAATGTGAGAGGGATTTAATTGAGTTACTCAAAGAATTAACTGAAAAGGGAATGGTTGAAGTTAAAAAGAGTGATTGA